One Brassica oleracea var. oleracea cultivar TO1000 chromosome C7, BOL, whole genome shotgun sequence genomic window carries:
- the LOC106302493 gene encoding uncharacterized protein LOC106302493, with translation MRPPGSAPLSEANKAEQEKKDPKESNHVYNERRSHGKGRGGYKGRGGRDNYSYGRGHGNHNNCGRGSSYGRGRAIFGCGRGGISKPPYSTKSSLKNKNPEAHMVHDNGYDTDDDFDHEKDDLMDHETSDCLKD, from the exons ATGAGACCTCCCGGATCAGCACCATTATCAGAAGCCAACAAGGCTGAACAAGAAAAAAAAGATCCCAAAGAAAGCAACCACGTCTATAATGAAAGAAGATCACACGGCAAAGGCCGTGGTGGGTACAAGGGACGTGGTGGTCGTGACAACTACTCATACGGCCGTGGGCATGGAAACCACAATAACTGTGGTCGTGGTTCCAGCTATGGCCGTGGAAGAGCCATTTTTGGCTGTGGTCGAGGCGGCATATCCAAGCCTCCTTACTCGACCAAATCC AGTCTTAAGAACAAGAACCCGGAAGCCCATATGGTTCATGATAACGGGTATGATACTGATGATGATTTCGACCATGAAAAGGATGACCTTATGGATCATGAGACTTCAGATTGTCTCAAAGACTAA
- the LOC106304614 gene encoding probable fucosyltransferase 5 — protein MYHKFQISGKVFMALGLKMKILITVLFSCVLIWSTMLLSSSNNNFKNYFLDDTTSDSKETPRDKLLGGLLTADFDEGSCLSRYHKSFLYRQPSPYKASEYLVSKLRSYERLHKRCGPDTNAYKKATENLVRDENYASKSVGECRYIVWVAGYGLGNRMLTLASVFLYALLTERIILVDNRKDVNDILCEPFPGTSWLLPLDFPLMNYTYAYSYNKEYPRCYGTMVKNHTINSTSIPHHLYLHNLHDSRDEDKMFFCEKDQSLINKVPWLIIQANVYFVPSLWFNPTFQPELMKLFPQKDAVFHHLARYLFHPTNQVWGMITRHYHAHLARADETLGIQIRVFRKDAGYFQHVMDQIVSCTQRAKLLPELAAQEETQANMTYTPKVKAVLVTSLYPEYSDNLKNMFWERPSSTGEIIEVSQPSGERVQQTDKKLHDQKALAEMYLLSLTDNIVTSAWSTFGYVSYSIGGLKPWLLHTPRGNKTPDPPCVRSTSMEPCYLTPPSHGCDADWGKNSGKIFPFVKSCEDVVYSGLKLHDEL, from the exons ATGTATCACAAATTTCAGATCTCTGGCAAAGTCTTCATGGCTTTGGGTTTGAAGATGAAGATTCTGATAACAGTCCTCTTTAGTTGTGTACTAATTTGGTCTACAATGTTATTATCATCCTCAAACAACAACTTCAAGAACTATTTTCTTGATGATACAACCAGCG ATTCAAAGGAAACACCGAGAGATAAATTGTTAGGTGGCCTTTTAACCGCTGATTTTGATGAAGGTTCTTGCTTGAGTAGGTATCATAAATCTTTCTTGTATCGCCAGCCTTCCCCATACAAGGCTTCTGAATATCTAGTCTCTAAGCTTAGAAGCTATGAGAGGCTACACAAACGTTGCGGTCCAGACACAAACGCTTACAAGAAAGCCACAGAAAATCTTGTTCGCGATGAGAATTATGCAAGCAAATCTGTTGGTGAATGCAGATACATTGTGTGGGTCGCGGGTTACGGGCTTGGAAACCGAATGCTAACTCTTGCTTCTGTGTTCCTTTACGCTCTCTTGACAGAGAGAATCATTCTTGTTGACAACCGCAAAGACGTTAATGATATCTTATGCGAGCCGTTTCCAGGTACTTCATGGTTGCTTCCTCTTGACTTTCCCCTGATGAATTATACTTATGCTTATAGCTACAACAAGGAATACCCTCGTTGCTATGGAACAATGGTGAAAAATCATACCATCAACTCGACTTCGATCCCGCATCATCTATATCTTCATAACCTCCATGACTCAAGGGATGAAGATAAGATGTTCTTTTGCGAAAAAGATCAAAGTTTGATCAACAAAGTCCCTTGGTTGATTATTCAAGCCAATGTCTACTTCGTTCCATCTCTATGGTTTAATCCAACGTTCCAACCCGAACTGATGAAGCTGTTCCCGCAGAAGGATGCCGTGTTTCACCACTTGGCGCGTTATCTTTTTCACCCGACCAATCAAGTTTGGGGTATGATCACTAGGCACTACCATGCTCACTTAGCAAGAGCAGACGAGACACTCGGGATTCAAATACGGGTTTTCAGAAAAGACGCTGGATATTTCCAACACGTCATGGACCAGATCGTAAGTTGTACACAAAGAGCAAAACTGTTGCCTGAATTGGCCGCACAAGAGGAAACACAAGCCAACATGACCTATACCCCGAAGGTTAAAGCTGTTCTTGTCACATCTCTGTATCCAGAGTACTCTGACAACTTAAAGAACATGTTTTGGGAGAGACCAAGTTCGACAGGAGAGATTATTGAAGTTAGTCAGCCAAGTGGAGAAAGGGTTCAGCAAACAGACAAGAAGCTTCACGACCAAAAGGCGCTTGCGGAGATGTATCTTCTGAGCTTAACCGATAACATTGTCACAAGTGCATGGTCTACATTCGGATATGTTTCTTATAGTATTGGAGGATTAAAGCCATGGTTGCTTCATACGCCAAGGGGTAACAAAACTCCTGATCCACCGTGTGTTCGGTCCACGTCGATGGAGCCTTGTTACCTGACTCCCCCGTCTCATGGATGTGACGCTGACTGGGGAAAAAACTCGGGCAAGATTTTTCCCTTTGTTAAGAGTTGTGAGGATGTTGTATATAGTGGCCTCAAGCTACATGATGAATTATAA
- the LOC106302494 gene encoding uncharacterized protein LOC106302494, with protein sequence MTEPETRYPTLENMALAIITSARKLRPYFQSHTIKVLSNQPLRTVMQNTNQSGRLTKWAVELSEHDIVYKNRTAAKSQVLADFLFELTPELEQDLVLPSLNWILHVDGSSTNKGSGAGVQLQSPTGKLIRQSFSFGFVASNNEAEYESLIAVLRLAKAVKAKRISAYCDSQLVVSQFLGEYDVRNERMDAYLTLVKDLTRDFEFFELTKVPRGENVCADALAALGSKLHDQVKRIIPIHRIEMPIISPATEPLAIAASITDAMNIEQLNDWRTEFIEYLSNGVLPTEKWEARRLKQRSAHYVVMDGALHRWTATKVLLKCIFGDETRLFMAETHEGAAENHSGGRALALKVKSLGFYWPTMNADCEYYAKKYDKCQRHASTIHSPTELLHTLTAPYLFMWWGMDIIGPMLSSRQKRFILVLTDYFTKWVEAEAYASITDKEVQKFVWKNIICRHGFPYEIITDNGSQFISHNFKEFCDRWRFDSICPHRETRKATVRLSPQTKQSSTDLKTTRLEERMLGRRTGWSPLVP encoded by the coding sequence ATGACAGAACCAGAGACGAGATACCCAACCTTGGAGAATATGGCTCTCGCCATCATCACCTCGGCGAGAAAACTCAGGCCTTACTTCCAGTCGCATACCATCAAGGTGCTCTCCAACCAACCCCTTAGGACGGTGATGCAAAACACCAACCAATCAGGAAGGCTAACAAAATGGGCAGTGGAACTAAGCGAGCACGACATCGTGTACAAGAATAGAACAGCAGCTAAGTCGCAAGTTCTTGCTGACTTTTTGTTCGAGCTAACACCGGAGTTAGAACAGGATCTCGTGCTACCAAGTCTGAACTGGATATTGCACGTAGATGGGTCATCCACGAACAAAGGTTCGGGGGCAGGCGTACAGCTCCAATCCCCGACAGGCAAACTAATCCGGCAATCGTTCAGTTTTGGCTTTGTCGCGTCCAACAACGAAGCCGAGTATGAGTCTCTCATCGCAGTCCTTCGTCTTGCAAAAGCAGTAAAGGCTAAACGAATCAGCGCATATTGTGACTCCCAACTCGTAGTGAGTCAGTTTCTTGGAGAATATGACGTCAGAAATGAGAGGATGGATGCCTACTTAACACTTGTCAAAGATCTTACACGGGATTTTGAGTTCTTCGAGCTCACAAAAGTTCCCCGCGGAGAGAACGTATGCGCGGACGCCCTCGCAGCCCTCGGAAGTAAGCTACACGACCAGGTGAAAAGGATAATCCCGATACACAGGATCGAGATGCCAATCATCAGCCCAGCGACAGAGCCGCTTGCCATTGCAGCATCTATCACCGACGCCATGAATATTGAACAGCTCAACGATTGGCGAACGGAATTCATCGAATACCTATCCAACGGCGTATTACCCACAGAAAAATGGGAAGCACGACGACTCAAACAGCGCAGTGCACATTACGTCGTCATGGATGGCGCACTTCATCGATGGACTGCAACAAAGGTACTCCTTAAATGCATTTTCGGAGACGAAACAAGACTATTCATGGCTGAAACACATGAGGGGGCAGCAGAAAATCATTCGGGGGGACGAGCTCTCGCATTAAAAGTGAAAAGCCTTGGTTTCTACTGGCCAACTATGAACGCAGATTGCGAGTACTATGCCAAGAAATATGACAAGTGCCAGCGACACGCTTCAACCATCCACAGTCCGACGGAGTTACTCCATACCTTAACGGCGCCATACCTCTTCATGTGGTGGGGAATGGATATCATTGGACCAATGCTGAGCTCTCGACAGAAAAGATTCATCCTGGTCTTAACAGATTACTTCACCAAATGGGTGGAAGCAGAAGCCTACGCCAGCATCACCGACAAGGAAGTGCAGAAATTTGTTTGGAAGAACATCATCTGCAGACACGGGTTCCCGTATGAAATAATTACCGACAACGGATCCCAGTTTATCTCCCATAACTTCAAGGAATTCTGCGACAGATGGAGATTCGACTCAATATGTCCACACCGAGAAACCCGCAAAGCAACGGTCAGGCTGAGTCCACAAACAAAACAATCATCGACGGACTTAAAAACGACTAGACTTGAAGAAAGGATGCTGGGCCGAAGAACTGGATGGAGTCCTCTGGTCCCATAG